One genomic window of Nakamurella panacisegetis includes the following:
- a CDS encoding DUF5318 domain-containing protein — protein sequence MRTQRGLVDYALQRRALLAEVMSGRTGVTEVCDATPYLIRAAKFHGVPTDVSCPVCRKEPLTHVYWVYGDEIKHMAGSARQPVELEKMATDFGEFSVYQVEVCRTCSWNHLVASFVMGFKGEQAPKRRRVVK from the coding sequence ATGCGAACACAGCGAGGGTTGGTGGACTACGCGTTGCAGCGTCGTGCCCTGCTCGCCGAGGTCATGTCGGGTCGCACCGGCGTGACCGAGGTCTGTGACGCGACCCCGTACCTGATCCGGGCGGCCAAGTTCCACGGCGTGCCAACGGACGTCAGTTGCCCGGTGTGCCGCAAGGAGCCGCTGACCCACGTCTACTGGGTGTACGGCGACGAGATCAAACACATGGCCGGGTCGGCTCGGCAGCCGGTCGAACTGGAGAAGATGGCCACCGACTTCGGCGAGTTCTCGGTCTACCAGGTCGAGGTCTGCCGGACCTGCTCCTGGAATCACCTGGTCGCCTCGTTCGTCATGGGATTCAAGGGGGAGCAGGCGCCGAAGCGCCGTCGTGTGGTCAAGTAG
- a CDS encoding alpha-glucosidase: MEQPGWFADAVVYQIYPRSFADSDGDGIGDLRGVIGKVDYLADLGVDVIWLSPVYPSPQDDNGYDISNYRDIAPVFGSLDIFDELLGRVHARGMKLVMDLVVNHTSDEHSWFVESSSGPDSAKRDWYIWRPARSGMTAGVPGAEPTNWTSFFSGPAWQLDEATGEYYLHLFSPKQPDLNWENPDVRSAVHEMMRWWLDRGVDGFRMDVINMISKTLPLTDGSTVGSVIGSEQFLNGPRVHEYLAEMHREVFAGRTGRYLTVGETPGVTVDDARLYTDPARGEVDMVFQFDHVDLDHDGSKWEHIPLRLLDLKACFGRWQAGLADLGWNSLYWNNHDQPRVVSRFGDDGQHRARSAKALATVLHLHRGTPYVYQGEEFGMTNFPFASIEDFQDIESINHYRQAVAGGQDPAAAIAAMRIAGRDNARTPVQWDATPQAGFTTGTPWLAVNPNYVEINAAAALADPDSVLHHYRKLIALRHLEPTVGRGDFTMVLPHDEQIYAFTRRLGHTELLVLANLSGEPADPGPLPEWAAAEILLTNVPDGAAVLLPWEARILRRSL; the protein is encoded by the coding sequence GTGGAACAACCAGGCTGGTTCGCCGACGCCGTCGTCTATCAGATCTACCCGCGCAGCTTCGCCGACTCCGACGGCGACGGGATCGGTGACCTGCGCGGCGTCATCGGCAAGGTCGACTACCTGGCCGACCTGGGGGTCGACGTCATCTGGCTGTCGCCGGTGTATCCGTCGCCGCAGGACGACAACGGCTACGACATCAGCAACTACCGGGACATCGCGCCCGTGTTCGGGTCGCTGGACATCTTCGACGAGTTGCTCGGCCGGGTCCACGCGCGCGGCATGAAGCTGGTGATGGACCTGGTGGTCAACCACACCAGTGATGAGCATTCCTGGTTCGTCGAGTCCAGCTCCGGCCCCGACAGTGCCAAGCGCGACTGGTACATCTGGCGCCCGGCCCGATCCGGCATGACGGCCGGAGTTCCCGGGGCCGAGCCGACCAACTGGACCTCGTTCTTCTCCGGTCCGGCCTGGCAGCTGGACGAGGCAACCGGCGAGTACTACCTGCACCTGTTCTCGCCCAAACAACCGGATCTGAACTGGGAGAACCCCGACGTCAGATCGGCCGTCCACGAGATGATGCGGTGGTGGCTCGACCGCGGTGTCGACGGCTTCCGGATGGACGTCATCAACATGATCTCCAAGACGCTCCCGCTCACCGACGGCTCGACGGTCGGCTCCGTGATCGGGTCCGAGCAGTTCCTCAACGGGCCCCGCGTCCACGAATACCTGGCCGAGATGCACCGTGAGGTGTTCGCCGGCCGGACCGGGAGGTACCTGACGGTCGGCGAGACCCCCGGCGTGACGGTGGACGATGCGCGGCTCTACACCGACCCGGCCCGGGGCGAGGTGGACATGGTCTTCCAGTTCGACCACGTCGACCTGGACCACGACGGGTCCAAATGGGAGCACATCCCGCTGCGATTGCTCGATCTCAAGGCGTGTTTCGGCCGTTGGCAGGCCGGCCTGGCCGACCTGGGCTGGAACAGCCTGTACTGGAACAACCACGATCAGCCGCGGGTGGTGTCCCGGTTCGGCGACGACGGCCAGCACCGGGCGCGGTCGGCCAAGGCGCTGGCCACCGTGTTGCACCTGCACCGCGGTACGCCGTACGTCTACCAGGGCGAGGAGTTCGGCATGACGAACTTCCCGTTCGCCTCGATCGAGGACTTCCAGGACATCGAATCGATCAACCACTACCGGCAGGCCGTGGCCGGCGGACAGGACCCGGCTGCGGCGATCGCCGCGATGCGCATCGCTGGCCGCGACAACGCCCGCACCCCGGTGCAGTGGGACGCGACACCCCAGGCCGGTTTCACCACCGGGACGCCGTGGCTGGCCGTCAACCCGAACTACGTCGAGATCAACGCGGCCGCCGCGCTGGCCGACCCCGATTCCGTACTGCACCACTACCGGAAGCTGATCGCCCTGCGCCACCTGGAACCAACGGTGGGCCGCGGGGACTTCACCATGGTGCTGCCGCACGACGAACAGATCTACGCGTTCACCCGCCGCCTGGGGCACACCGAGTTGCTGGTGCTGGCCAACTTGTCGGGGGAACCGGCCGATCCCGGACCGCTGCCCGAGTGGGCGGCCGCCGAGATCCTGCTGACCAACGTCCCGGACGGCGCCGCGGTTCTGCTCCCGTGGGAGGCACGGATCCTGCGCCGATCCCTCTGA
- a CDS encoding glycosyltransferase family 87 protein, with protein sequence MDEREQGRTGDDAEGPLTPETAVFADTELIPVEPVEPGLSRSASLSPTERVIPTWTDPTVRRAAELIGGPLGRHASVGRATWLTPLRVCLLMAIAVLIFGWLFKSACIQQGPNGAGGVTLDQSGQRPWITGCYNDVVPLYGSHKLDTQALPYKTSWTGDDGTVHYMEYPVVTGYFMWAMSVLAKYYVQFAGNVGLPVPLDVAAYFTIGAIVLALFYLWAVASTARIARRRVWDVAIMCLSPLLIVHAFTNWDLLAIGMTAGAMVAWARGRPVLAGALIGLGTAAKLYPVLLLGPILLLCLRSGRYRGLIRAAVAGAVVWLAVNLPVMALYPQGWYEFIKLNSERPAEYDTWYAIYSTLSGSHVFDNANGADTPTFLNVLSLALFGLACLAIAWFALSVRRRPRLAQLIFLVVAAFLLTNKVWSPQYSLWLLPLVVLALPRWRPVLAWQFAEVVTWMLLMFSFAGVDNKGLSIYPFVAAALVRDALVVVLVVRVIREILRPAEDLVRMAGDDDPSGGVFANAPDRWTLPSIPVLWARKSYEEPEDAREPVLVGAAEPGGSPEGERSISLVKGQPS encoded by the coding sequence GTGGACGAACGCGAGCAAGGGCGCACCGGCGACGACGCGGAAGGCCCGCTCACGCCGGAGACGGCCGTGTTCGCCGACACCGAACTGATCCCGGTCGAACCGGTCGAACCGGGGCTCTCCCGTTCGGCCTCCCTCTCGCCCACCGAGCGCGTCATCCCGACCTGGACCGATCCGACCGTCCGCCGCGCCGCCGAGTTGATCGGTGGCCCACTCGGCCGGCACGCGAGCGTCGGCCGGGCGACCTGGCTGACCCCGCTGCGGGTGTGCCTGCTCATGGCCATCGCCGTTCTGATCTTCGGCTGGCTGTTCAAGTCGGCCTGTATCCAGCAGGGTCCGAACGGGGCCGGTGGGGTGACGCTGGACCAGAGCGGTCAGCGGCCCTGGATCACCGGCTGCTACAACGATGTGGTCCCGCTCTACGGCAGCCACAAACTGGACACCCAGGCGTTGCCGTACAAGACGTCCTGGACCGGGGACGACGGCACCGTCCACTACATGGAGTACCCGGTGGTCACCGGCTACTTCATGTGGGCCATGAGCGTCCTGGCGAAGTACTACGTGCAGTTCGCCGGCAACGTCGGCCTCCCGGTGCCGCTGGATGTGGCCGCGTACTTCACCATCGGCGCGATCGTGCTGGCCCTGTTCTACCTGTGGGCGGTCGCCTCGACCGCCCGGATCGCGCGTCGACGCGTGTGGGACGTGGCCATCATGTGCCTGTCCCCGCTGCTCATCGTGCATGCGTTCACCAACTGGGACCTGCTCGCCATCGGCATGACGGCCGGGGCGATGGTCGCCTGGGCTCGGGGCCGGCCGGTCCTCGCCGGGGCACTGATCGGTCTGGGCACGGCCGCCAAGCTGTACCCGGTGCTGCTGCTCGGGCCGATCCTGCTGCTCTGTCTGCGCTCCGGGAGGTATCGGGGACTGATCCGGGCCGCGGTGGCGGGTGCGGTGGTCTGGCTGGCGGTCAACCTGCCGGTGATGGCGCTGTACCCGCAGGGTTGGTACGAATTCATCAAGCTGAACTCCGAGCGGCCGGCCGAGTACGACACCTGGTACGCCATCTACAGCACGTTGTCCGGCAGTCACGTCTTCGACAACGCCAATGGCGCGGACACCCCGACGTTCCTGAACGTCCTCTCGCTGGCCCTGTTCGGCCTGGCCTGCCTGGCCATCGCCTGGTTCGCGCTGTCGGTCCGCCGCCGCCCGCGGCTGGCCCAGCTGATCTTCCTGGTGGTCGCGGCGTTCCTGCTGACCAACAAGGTCTGGTCACCGCAGTACAGCCTGTGGCTGTTGCCACTGGTGGTGCTGGCCCTGCCGCGCTGGCGCCCGGTGCTGGCCTGGCAGTTCGCCGAGGTGGTGACCTGGATGCTGCTGATGTTCTCCTTCGCCGGGGTCGACAACAAGGGCCTGTCGATCTATCCGTTCGTCGCGGCCGCGCTCGTGCGTGACGCGCTGGTCGTCGTGCTGGTGGTCCGGGTGATCCGGGAGATCCTGCGCCCGGCAGAGGACCTGGTCCGGATGGCCGGCGACGACGATCCGTCAGGCGGTGTCTTCGCCAATGCCCCCGACCGTTGGACGCTGCCGTCGATCCCGGTGCTGTGGGCGCGGAAATCGTACGAGGAGCCGGAGGACGCCCGGGAACCGGTACTGGTCGGGGCGGCCGAGCCCGGCGGGTCGCCGGAGGGCGAACGGTCGATCAGCCTGGTCAAGGGCCAGCCGTCCTGA
- a CDS encoding DUF3052 domain-containing protein, with amino-acid sequence MTAGYSRTPLPAKLGIKPGTDVLLLGDPLSFDLAALQTPVDRMPGGLYPVVLLFCPDRATLNGLFEPAKARQTVAGAVWVCWPKKSSGIVTDLDETSVREFGLANERVDVKVAAIDTTWSGLKFVTRRADRVRTAGP; translated from the coding sequence ATGACGGCCGGATATTCACGAACGCCACTCCCGGCGAAGCTCGGGATCAAGCCCGGCACCGACGTGCTGCTGCTGGGCGATCCGCTCTCGTTCGACCTCGCCGCGCTGCAGACGCCGGTGGACCGCATGCCCGGTGGGCTCTATCCGGTCGTGCTGCTGTTCTGCCCGGATCGGGCCACCCTGAACGGTCTGTTCGAGCCGGCGAAGGCCCGGCAGACGGTCGCCGGAGCGGTCTGGGTCTGCTGGCCGAAGAAGTCATCGGGCATCGTCACCGATCTCGACGAGACATCGGTCCGCGAGTTCGGACTGGCCAACGAACGTGTGGATGTCAAGGTGGCGGCGATCGACACCACCTGGTCCGGCCTGAAATTCGTGACCCGCCGGGCGGATCGGGTCAGGACGGCTGGCCCTTGA
- the rpsF gene encoding 30S ribosomal protein S6 yields the protein MSVSTAPRHYELLLILDPNLDERTVSPSIDTFLNVIRQGGGSVENVDIWGKRRLAFEIRKNPEGIYAVIKVTAASATVDELDRQLNLNESVLRTKITRTPEKIRVRRTRNSKK from the coding sequence TTGAGCGTATCCACCGCTCCGCGTCACTATGAGCTGCTGCTCATCCTCGATCCCAACCTCGACGAGCGAACTGTTTCGCCGTCGATCGACACCTTCCTGAACGTCATCCGCCAGGGTGGCGGCAGCGTCGAGAACGTCGATATCTGGGGCAAGCGCCGGTTGGCGTTCGAGATCAGAAAGAACCCGGAAGGCATCTACGCCGTCATCAAGGTCACCGCCGCGTCGGCGACCGTGGACGAACTGGATCGTCAGCTGAACCTCAACGAGTCCGTGCTGCGCACCAAGATCACGCGCACCCCGGAGAAGATCCGCGTCCGCCGCACCCGCAACTCCAAGAAGTAG
- a CDS encoding single-stranded DNA-binding protein yields MAGDTVITVVGNLTADPELRFTASGAAVANFTVASTPRTFDRASNEWKDGEALFLRCNIWRQAAENVAESLTRGSRVIVSGRLKQRSFETKEGEKRTVIELEVDEIGPSLRYATAKVNRANRGPETGGGGGYGAGGGTGGGNSGGAGYSGGGRTGGSAPADDPWGSAPPAGGGYSDEPPF; encoded by the coding sequence ATGGCAGGCGACACCGTCATCACGGTGGTTGGGAACCTGACGGCCGATCCCGAACTGCGGTTCACCGCGTCGGGCGCGGCGGTCGCGAACTTCACCGTCGCGTCGACGCCGCGGACCTTCGATCGTGCTTCCAACGAGTGGAAGGACGGCGAGGCTCTCTTCCTGCGCTGCAACATCTGGCGGCAGGCCGCCGAGAACGTGGCCGAGTCCCTCACCCGCGGCTCGCGCGTCATCGTCTCCGGTCGTCTCAAGCAGCGTTCCTTCGAGACGAAGGAAGGCGAGAAGCGCACCGTCATCGAGCTCGAGGTCGACGAGATCGGCCCCTCGCTTCGCTACGCCACGGCCAAGGTCAACCGCGCGAACCGCGGTCCCGAGACCGGCGGCGGCGGCGGATACGGAGCGGGTGGTGGCACCGGCGGTGGCAACTCCGGCGGTGCCGGTTACTCGGGTGGCGGTCGCACCGGCGGCAGTGCACCGGCCGACGATCCCTGGGGCTCCGCGCCTCCGGCCGGCGGCGGGTACAGCGACGAGCCACCCTTCTGA
- the rpsR gene encoding 30S ribosomal protein S18 produces MPKPPVRKIKKKVCAFCKDNAAPIDYKDTNLLRKFISDRGKIRARRVTGNCTQHQRDVATAVKNAREVALLPYTSTAR; encoded by the coding sequence ATGCCCAAGCCCCCAGTACGGAAGATCAAGAAGAAGGTCTGCGCGTTCTGCAAGGACAACGCAGCCCCCATCGACTACAAGGACACGAACCTGCTTCGCAAGTTCATCTCCGACCGCGGGAAGATCCGCGCCCGCCGGGTCACCGGCAACTGCACCCAGCACCAGCGCGACGTCGCCACGGCCGTGAAGAACGCCCGTGAAGTCGCCCTGCTGCCGTACACCTCGACCGCTCGATAA
- the rplI gene encoding 50S ribosomal protein L9 produces MKLILTTDVPNLGAPGDIVEVRDGYGRNFLLPQGKAIAATKGAEKQVATIKRAQLAREIRGTEHANEVKQALEKLNVSITARTTGDGTKLFGSITTVDVAAAIKAAGGPTLDKRTIDTAGHIKSIGSHPVSIKLHPGVTATVSLVVKAG; encoded by the coding sequence ATGAAGCTGATTCTGACGACTGATGTCCCGAACCTTGGTGCCCCTGGCGACATCGTCGAGGTCCGTGACGGCTACGGCCGTAACTTCCTGCTCCCGCAGGGCAAGGCCATCGCCGCCACCAAGGGTGCCGAGAAGCAGGTCGCGACCATCAAGCGCGCCCAGCTGGCCCGCGAGATCCGCGGCACCGAGCACGCCAACGAGGTGAAGCAGGCCCTGGAGAAGCTCAACGTCTCCATCACCGCCCGCACCACCGGCGACGGCACCAAGCTGTTCGGCTCCATCACCACGGTTGACGTCGCCGCCGCCATCAAGGCCGCCGGCGGTCCGACGCTCGACAAGCGCACCATCGACACCGCCGGACACATCAAGTCCATCGGGTCGCACCCGGTCTCGATCAAGCTGCACCCTGGCGTCACCGCCACGGTGTCGCTGGTCGTCAAGGCCGGCTGA
- a CDS encoding class I SAM-dependent methyltransferase, with protein sequence MTSCRLCGHHDLISVLDLGATPPCELFLTADALDSPEMTYPLHLRLCPECLLLQIPALITPEDTFTDYAYYASYSTSWVEHAGRFVTAAVERAGLTSDSLVVEVASNDGYLLQHVVRRGIECLGIEPSVNVGQAAREIGVPTRTDFLDEKVAAEVRAEHGPADLVVANNVYAHIPDLLGFTRSLRTLLADDGYLSIEVHHALNLVREAQFDTIYHEHFQYYTVLSAQRALATAGLTVVDVELLPTHGGSIRVWARPETAAADIAPSVQAVLDLEREAGLHQVDGYLDLAPRAATIRQELLGFLLDCAKTGTTVAGYGAPGKGNTLLNFCGIRPDLLPYTVDRNPYKHGRFTPGTRIPILPPDQIDLDRPDVVLVLPWNLRPELTAQLAHIAEWGGRLLFPLPTLTLIDPADRPTEMELTR encoded by the coding sequence GTGACGAGCTGCCGTTTGTGCGGGCACCACGACTTGATCAGTGTGCTGGACCTGGGGGCCACCCCGCCGTGTGAGTTGTTCCTGACGGCGGACGCACTCGACTCGCCGGAAATGACATATCCGCTGCACCTGCGGTTGTGCCCGGAATGCCTGCTGCTGCAGATCCCGGCGCTGATCACCCCCGAGGACACCTTCACCGACTACGCGTACTACGCCTCGTACTCCACGTCCTGGGTGGAGCACGCAGGCCGGTTCGTGACCGCCGCGGTCGAGCGGGCCGGCCTGACGTCCGACTCTCTCGTCGTCGAGGTCGCTTCCAACGACGGCTATCTGTTGCAGCACGTCGTGCGGAGGGGCATCGAATGCCTGGGCATCGAGCCCTCGGTGAACGTCGGACAGGCCGCTCGTGAAATCGGCGTACCCACCCGCACGGACTTCCTGGACGAGAAGGTCGCGGCCGAGGTCCGCGCCGAGCACGGGCCGGCCGACCTGGTGGTGGCCAACAACGTCTACGCGCACATCCCCGATCTGCTCGGTTTCACCCGGTCGCTCCGCACCCTGCTGGCCGACGACGGCTACCTGTCGATCGAGGTGCACCACGCGCTGAACCTGGTGCGGGAGGCCCAGTTCGACACGATCTACCACGAGCACTTCCAGTACTACACGGTGCTGTCGGCCCAGCGGGCCCTGGCCACCGCCGGGCTCACCGTGGTCGACGTCGAACTCCTGCCGACCCACGGTGGATCGATCCGCGTCTGGGCCCGCCCGGAGACCGCCGCCGCTGACATCGCCCCGTCCGTGCAAGCGGTGCTGGACCTCGAACGCGAGGCCGGGCTGCACCAGGTCGATGGATACCTCGACCTGGCTCCGCGGGCCGCCACCATCCGACAGGAGTTGCTGGGCTTCCTGCTGGACTGCGCGAAGACCGGTACCACCGTCGCCGGATACGGCGCGCCGGGCAAGGGCAACACCCTGCTGAACTTCTGCGGCATCCGACCCGACCTGCTGCCGTACACGGTGGACCGCAATCCGTACAAGCACGGACGTTTCACCCCGGGTACCCGCATCCCCATCCTGCCCCCCGACCAGATCGACCTCGACCGGCCGGATGTCGTGCTGGTGCTGCCCTGGAACCTGAGACCCGAACTCACCGCCCAACTGGCCCACATAGCGGAGTGGGGCGGCCGGCTGCTGTTCCCGCTGCCCACCCTCACGTTGATCGACCCGGCCGACCGCCCGACGGAAATGGAGCTCACGCGATGA
- a CDS encoding glycosyltransferase family protein, which yields MKVVLFCGGFGMRMREGRPGESTVEIPKPMQMVGPRPLLWHVMRYYAHFGHTEFILCLGYGAQAIKDYFLHYEETASNDFVLRGGQVELLSTDISAWTIKFVHTGTASPIGERLRRVRSHLDGDEMFLANYADVLSDAPLDVMIDQFKNSGAAASMTVVPPQSSFHCVDLGADGNVTSITPVSRLPLWENGGYFVLTQEVFDHLPENGDLVEDACGALAAQGRLMAYRHEGFWKPADTFKERAELDAAWASGDRPWMVWRDDKPIPV from the coding sequence ATGAAGGTCGTTCTGTTCTGCGGCGGGTTCGGCATGCGGATGCGGGAAGGACGCCCGGGCGAATCGACCGTCGAGATCCCGAAGCCGATGCAGATGGTCGGGCCCCGGCCGCTGCTCTGGCACGTGATGCGGTACTACGCCCATTTCGGCCACACCGAGTTCATCCTCTGCCTCGGCTACGGAGCGCAGGCCATCAAGGACTATTTCCTGCACTACGAGGAGACGGCCTCCAACGATTTCGTCCTCCGCGGCGGGCAGGTGGAGCTGCTCTCCACCGACATCAGTGCCTGGACCATCAAATTCGTGCACACCGGCACCGCATCGCCGATCGGTGAACGGCTCCGACGGGTGCGATCGCACCTGGACGGTGACGAGATGTTCCTGGCCAACTACGCCGACGTCCTGTCCGACGCCCCGCTGGACGTGATGATCGACCAGTTCAAGAACTCCGGCGCCGCCGCCTCGATGACGGTGGTCCCGCCCCAGTCCTCCTTCCACTGCGTCGATCTCGGGGCGGACGGCAACGTCACCTCGATCACCCCGGTGAGCCGACTGCCGCTGTGGGAGAACGGCGGATACTTCGTGCTGACCCAGGAGGTGTTCGACCACCTCCCGGAGAACGGCGACCTGGTCGAGGATGCATGCGGTGCCCTGGCCGCGCAGGGCCGGCTGATGGCCTACCGTCACGAGGGATTCTGGAAGCCGGCCGATACGTTCAAGGAACGGGCCGAGCTCGACGCGGCCTGGGCTTCCGGTGACCGACCGTGGATGGTCTGGCGTGACGACAAGCCAATTCCGGTCTGA
- a CDS encoding PIG-L deacetylase family protein, translated as MKSLTPGRISEVVVLGAHCDDIAIGAGGMLLGLCRANPGVRVTAVVLTGGGTEREDEEHAALQAFCPGADLTVTVSALPDGRLPVHWETTKDAIAAARGPVPPDLVLAPQRLDAHQDHRLVAEIAPTVFRDSLILGYEILKWEGDLPTVTVYQPLADELAQAKADLLGQHYRSQAGHDWFDREAFLALLRIRGAQCHTRYAEGFVTEKITVDLTSGSLHPKERV; from the coding sequence GTGAAATCCTTGACGCCAGGCCGGATCTCCGAGGTGGTCGTCCTCGGCGCCCACTGCGACGACATCGCCATCGGGGCCGGCGGGATGCTGCTCGGACTGTGTCGGGCCAACCCCGGGGTCCGGGTCACCGCGGTCGTGCTGACCGGCGGCGGGACCGAGCGGGAGGACGAGGAACACGCTGCGCTGCAGGCATTCTGCCCCGGCGCTGACCTCACCGTCACGGTGTCCGCACTGCCCGACGGGCGGCTGCCCGTGCACTGGGAGACGACCAAGGACGCCATCGCCGCGGCCCGCGGCCCGGTGCCCCCTGACCTGGTGCTCGCGCCCCAGCGTCTCGACGCCCACCAGGACCACCGGCTGGTGGCCGAGATCGCCCCGACCGTCTTCCGGGACAGCCTGATCCTCGGATACGAGATCCTCAAGTGGGAGGGCGATCTCCCGACGGTCACCGTGTACCAGCCGCTCGCCGACGAGCTCGCGCAGGCCAAGGCCGACCTGCTCGGGCAGCACTATCGCAGCCAGGCCGGACACGACTGGTTCGACCGCGAGGCCTTTCTCGCTCTGCTGCGGATCCGCGGGGCACAGTGCCACACCCGTTACGCCGAAGGCTTTGTCACCGAGAAGATCACGGTGGACCTCACCTCCGGTTCCCTTCACCCGAAAGAACGAGTCTGA
- a CDS encoding NAD-dependent epimerase/dehydratase family protein, translating into MRVLLTGHLGYLGTVMAPILSAAGHDVLGLDSGLFAGSILGEVPADPKGLAVDLRDVQPEHLAGFDAVIHLAALSNDPLGSLAPQLTYDINHTASTRLARLAKDAGVSRFLYASTCSVYGTAGDALVAEDAPLRPVTPYAESKVLVEDDLRALADEDFSPVFLRNATAFGFSPRLRADIVLNNLVGHAVLTGTVRVMSDGTPWRPLVHARDIAGAFAEALVVPREAVHNRAFNVGTEVNNLTVAQIAQHVVEAVPGSELLITGESGPDPRSYRVDFSAIRAAMPNYRASWSVPDGARELAEKYVASGLTADGFANDFVRLAVLNRRLAAGSLGADLRVAQANA; encoded by the coding sequence ATGCGCGTACTTCTGACCGGACACCTCGGCTACCTGGGCACGGTGATGGCGCCGATCCTGTCCGCCGCCGGCCACGACGTCCTCGGTCTGGATTCCGGGCTGTTCGCCGGGTCGATCCTGGGCGAGGTCCCGGCCGACCCCAAGGGCCTCGCGGTCGACCTGCGGGACGTCCAGCCCGAGCACCTGGCCGGCTTCGACGCCGTCATCCACCTGGCTGCGCTGTCCAACGACCCGCTCGGATCGCTGGCCCCCCAACTGACCTACGACATCAACCACACGGCGTCCACCCGGTTGGCCCGGCTGGCCAAAGACGCCGGGGTCTCGCGTTTCCTTTACGCCTCGACCTGTTCGGTGTACGGCACGGCCGGTGACGCGCTGGTCGCCGAGGACGCTCCGCTGCGTCCGGTCACGCCGTACGCGGAGTCGAAGGTACTCGTCGAGGATGATCTGCGAGCTCTGGCCGACGAGGACTTCTCGCCGGTCTTCCTGCGGAACGCGACGGCTTTCGGCTTCTCGCCGCGGCTGCGGGCCGACATCGTGCTCAACAATCTGGTCGGGCACGCGGTGCTCACCGGCACCGTACGGGTGATGTCGGACGGCACCCCGTGGCGTCCGCTGGTGCATGCGCGAGACATCGCCGGGGCCTTCGCCGAGGCGCTGGTCGTCCCGCGGGAAGCCGTGCACAACAGGGCCTTCAACGTGGGTACCGAGGTGAACAATCTGACCGTGGCCCAGATCGCTCAGCACGTGGTCGAGGCGGTCCCCGGGTCGGAGTTGCTGATCACCGGCGAGAGCGGCCCCGACCCGCGTTCCTACCGGGTGGACTTCTCCGCGATCCGGGCCGCGATGCCGAACTACCGCGCGAGCTGGTCGGTGCCCGACGGCGCCCGGGAGCTGGCCGAGAAGTACGTGGCCTCGGGCCTCACCGCCG